In Mercurialis annua linkage group LG6, ddMerAnnu1.2, whole genome shotgun sequence, the following are encoded in one genomic region:
- the LOC126685692 gene encoding uncharacterized protein LOC126685692, whose translation MSSARRRNPSTIQIVQKYEDIYCEVWYGQKRPFENTPIRPCMEKTQARHIFVGRHSKNLADFGNAVVSPEPEWGRLWEVRCEMEAYCDFHCIPVPRAMSATIARNTESSVQFLMERLEIETHVMGLRLRAIHQDTPDWCDMFVDIRNPTSWNTMELQDYDQDDSDDFVKYLPWTLSRCCAQCFNYVI comes from the coding sequence ATGAGTTCCGCAAGACGTCGAAATCCATCAACAATTCAAATTGTCCAAAAATATGAGGATATCTATTGTGAAGTTTGGTATGGACAAAAAAGACCATTTGAAAACACCCCAATCCGTCCTTGCATGGAAAAGACACAAGCCAGGCATATATTTGTCGGTCGACACTCAAAAAACTTGGCTGATTTTGGAAATGCGGTTGTGTCTCCTGAGCCCGAATGGGGGAGGTTGTGGGAAGTGAGATGCGAGATGGAGGCGTACTGTGATTTTCACTGCATACCTGTACCAAGAGCGATGTCCGCAACAATTGCAAGAAACACGGAATCGTCGGTACAATTTCTGATGGAACGCCTGGAGATTGAAACTCATGTGATGGGTCTACGACTAAGGGCAATTCACCAAGATACTCCTGATTGGTGCGACATGTTTGTTGACATCAGAAACCCTACGTCATGGAATACTATGGAGTTGCAGGATTACGACCAAGACGATTCCGATGATTTTGTGAAATATCTCCCGTGGACTTTGTCAAGATGTTGTGCCCAATGTTTTAATTACgttatttaa